The genomic DNA ATAATGATGTTAATCCATCCTCAATTAAgtgttatatacataattattaatggcaattattagattataatttttttatataaaaagagtTTAAAATTGATCTCAGACACTTACTTCTgtgcttttcattattattataatatcattatggttattataacatttcggTTAATAAGTGAATGTTACATCATATTATATtctatacaaattatatatacatacaatatgaaataaaatgcaatattaCAATACGAGTATCATTTAATTTGTTAAAAGTCCTactacaattaataaaataacaataaggaATAAAACTTTTCATACATTTAAGTAACCAAAATGATTATTTGTAACCAGGAGAATCCATTCTGGTGTTTAATGAGTGATTTCTATACATTCCAGCAGCGTAGAGATAACTACTGAATCTTTGTTGAGTCGGATAATATACAGATGGAACAGTGTGATTATctgtatacattaaaaaaatatagcttattatttataagacttgtattatcaaagttttaaattaaacatgttATCACAACACAAATCTTACCGGGTGCATACCATCCATACTCTTTGGACGTGGTTCGATAAGAAGGatgttgatttttatattgagAGCCATAACCAGTCAAAccttctatatatttatataatttaaatattaatgaaatttttgtttaaaaacattaacaaattttcaaattgttaacatatgtacatatatgtatgtacaatgtacatacgtacacacataaaacaatttttattaaattatttataatttacctAATAATCTAATGATCTTTCGGCAATTATACGTTATAttcattgtattaaaatataatacttatagatattatgtatatataatatgtataacaaaaagtAACTATTTTAGTACTTACGTTTTGTACATTCCCCATTTTCAATCCCATTGACTCTATTAGACATTGATTTTTCCAAATGAATCTTCACACTTTTTTTAGCTGAAGAATTTTGCATGTTATTATGACCATAATTTGACATTTGGAATGATCtacaaaaatgaatgaataaatatgCAAACAGAACAAAGAAAATTGATACGAGTTGGCTACccaatatctcaataaatattGGGGTATGAtcaaacaaaactcgctatacTAAAAGTTGCCACGGAAACGTGAAAATATTTTAGTTGTCGACATggttatgtacataatgtacactgtgaataatttaaaaatgaattgcatgtaaaattatttacgtAACAATTAATGTTGTGTTTTAGTATTCCTGACTGAAAGTAAATggttttaattatgaaaatataattcttATCTTAGGTAAGACGTTAATTTAAACAACTACAGGAAATACAATGCGATAATATACGGGTATTGTGTATGCGCTTTGAGCAAAATTAAGCTTTCGGAATTCTAGATAAAAGGTCTAAAATGGTTCATGTGGTTAAACGACAGCTGATATTCATATGACTCGTACAATTGTGGTCATTGACATAACACTTTTTGTAAACTAAGTGCTTAGTTAACAAAATTTCACTTATCATAAACATTTaattgttaaacaaaaaaaaaaaaaattgaatttggaaaaaatggtTTAGTTATACAT from Arctopsyche grandis isolate Sample6627 chromosome 1, ASM5162203v2, whole genome shotgun sequence includes the following:
- the LOC143916442 gene encoding piercer of microtubule wall 2 protein, coding for MSNYGHNNMQNSSAKKSVKIHLEKSMSNRVNGIENGECTKQGLTGYGSQYKNQHPSYRTTSKEYGWYAPDNHTVPSVYYPTQQRFSSYLYAAGMYRNHSLNTRMDSPGYK